The Vicia villosa cultivar HV-30 ecotype Madison, WI unplaced genomic scaffold, Vvil1.0 ctg.000044F_1_1, whole genome shotgun sequence genome contains a region encoding:
- the LOC131622754 gene encoding uncharacterized protein LOC131622754 produces the protein MALNKRHFPCEEEEGSTHHKKAKQVALEPPPSSSIVLNSADCDLDFNIECNGLVGYGLNEEGFGYCWSGARATVGITNGRYCFGCIVVSSQPVDTDDTSPDQRHLCRLGVSRGDDVVGALGETKHSFGFGGTGKFSNAGKFMNFGDKFGVGDTIVCCIDLESKPSATIGFSKNGKWLGTAFQFDVGSLGLGPDSSLSKDSPWEWALFPHVLLKNVVVQMQFSVEEGLVPHEGFKPWALAVADGNAITGPSFSDSKECELMMLVGLPASGKTTWAEKWVKDHPKKRYVLLGTNLILEQMKVPGLLRKNNYGERFDRLMDKASSMFNVILSRAANIPRNYIIDQTNVYKNARKCKLTPFVDYQKIAVVVFPKPEMLKRRSEKRFKEMGKKVPVDALNSMAANYVLPKSKDLPHSDECFDQVLFIELNRDASQKYLDQMKQDILSLSYNNQLTLSRGSSLSSS, from the exons ATGGCTCTAAACAAACGCCATTTCCCATGTGAAGAGGAGGAAGGTTCAACTCATCACAAGAAAGCAAAACAAGTTGCATTGGAACCACCTCCTTCATCCAGCATTGTTCTCAATTCTGCTGATTGTGATTTAG ATTTCAACATTGAATGCAATGGACTTGTTGGATATGGCCTTAATGAGGAAGGCTTTGGTTACTGCTGGTCTGGTGCTAGAGCTACTGTTGGAATAACAAATGGTAGATATTGTTTTGGTTGCATTGTTGTTTCTTCTCAACCTGTTGATACTGACGATACTTCACCTGATCAGCGACATCTTTGTCGTCTTGGTGTTTCTAGAGGTGATGATGTTGTTGGAGCTCTTGGTGAGACAAAACATAGCTTTGGTTTTGGTGGCACCGGAAAGTTCTCCAATGCCGGGAAGTTTATGAATTTCGGTGATAAGTTTGGCGTTGGAGATACAATAGTCTGTTGCattgatcttgagagtaaaccATCTGCTACTATTGGTTTCTCTAAGAATGGTAAATGGTTAGGTACTGCGTTTCAATTTGATGTTGGTTCTCTTGGTCTTGGACCGGATTCTTCTTTATCCAAGGACTCGCCTTGGGAATGGGCACTTTTTCCgcatgttcttttgaaaaatgtTGTGGTTCAGATGCAGTTCAGTGTTGAGGAAGGACTTGTTCCTCATGAAGGGTTCAAACCTTGGGCCTTGGCTGTTGCCGATGGAAATGCGATTACAGGACCTTCGTTTTCTGACTCAAAGGAATGTGAGTTGATGATGCTCGTGGGATTACCCGCTTCAGGCAAGACTACATGGGCAGAAAAATGGGTGAAAGATCACCCAAAGAAGCGTTATGTTTTGCTTGGCACAAACTTAATTCTCGAACAGATGAAG GTTCCTGGACTGTTGCGGAAAAACAACTACGGTGAAAGGTTTGATCGTTTGATGGACAAGGCAAGTTCAATGTTCAATGTAATTCTGTCCAGGGCGGCTAACATACCTCGCAATTATATAATTGATCAAACAAATGTGTACAAAAATGCACGCAAGTGTAAGCTTACGCCTTTTGTTGACTATCAAAAG ATTGCTGTTGTAGTGTTTCCGAAGCCTGAAATGCTCAAGAGACGGTCTGAAAAAAGATTTAAAGAAATGGGCAAAAAAGTTCCAGTTGATGCTTTGaat TCCATGGCAGCTAATTATGTATTACCTAAAAGCAAGGATTTGCCTCATTCAGATGAGTGTTTTGATCAG GTTCTGTTTATTGAGCTGAACCGAGACGCATCTCAGAAATATTTGGATCAGATGAAGCAAGATATCCTATCTCTATCTTATAACAACCAATTGACATTATCGCGAGGTTCTTCTCTGTCTTCTTCCTGA